From one Melioribacteraceae bacterium genomic stretch:
- a CDS encoding FAD-dependent oxidoreductase: MKKEIDLTIHPDFIEDYSYRTNLAAKKLHLNPSEITTVQIVKKSIDARSKTPLYKLRSIVYINEQPKDIFQPINFIPVNSKKTVAIIGSGPAGLFAALRLIELGIKPVIFERGKNVRDRRKDLRAIQQFHEVNPDSNYCFGEGGAGTYSDGKLYTRSTKRGDVKRILNLLVQHGSQNEILIDAHPHIGSNRLPKVVQAIRETIINNGGEIHFDSKVTDILIEAGKTKGVIVNNEKDILSDAVIIATGHSARDIYYLLHKKKILLEAKSFAMGVRIEHPQQLIDSIQYKMKIRHKNLPASNYSLTCQVDGKGVYSFCMCPGGIIIPASTDKNELVLNGMSVSRRDSPFANSGLVVSIDENDWKDFSEHGIFAGLEYQKYVENLAYNSGGKTQSAPAQRITDFVNGIFSSSLPDTSYIPGTVSSPLHDILPRNIGDRIRQSLIEFDKKMKGYYTNEAQILAAETRTSSPIRIPREVNTLMHPEVNGLFPSGEGAGYAGGIVSAAIDGERCAEAVVKYVAIS; the protein is encoded by the coding sequence ATGAAAAAAGAAATCGATCTCACCATTCATCCGGATTTTATTGAAGATTATTCATACAGAACTAATCTCGCCGCCAAAAAACTTCATCTAAATCCATCAGAAATTACAACAGTGCAGATTGTAAAAAAGTCAATTGACGCTAGAAGTAAAACTCCTTTATACAAATTAAGATCAATAGTTTATATAAACGAACAACCTAAAGATATTTTTCAACCTATAAATTTCATCCCCGTAAACTCAAAAAAAACAGTTGCTATTATTGGCAGCGGACCGGCCGGACTTTTTGCCGCTTTGAGATTAATTGAACTCGGAATTAAACCGGTAATTTTTGAGAGAGGTAAAAATGTTCGTGATAGAAGAAAAGATTTACGAGCAATCCAACAGTTCCATGAAGTTAATCCGGATTCAAATTATTGTTTTGGAGAAGGCGGTGCAGGCACTTACAGTGATGGCAAACTTTATACTAGATCAACTAAGCGGGGTGATGTAAAGCGAATTCTTAACTTACTGGTTCAACACGGTTCACAGAATGAAATATTAATTGATGCACATCCGCATATCGGATCTAACAGATTACCTAAGGTTGTTCAAGCAATAAGAGAAACAATCATCAATAATGGTGGTGAAATTCATTTTGATTCGAAAGTGACCGATATATTAATCGAAGCCGGTAAAACAAAAGGTGTTATAGTAAATAATGAAAAGGATATCTTAAGTGATGCGGTAATAATTGCAACCGGACATTCAGCGAGAGATATATATTATTTACTTCATAAAAAAAAAATTTTACTTGAAGCAAAATCATTTGCGATGGGTGTAAGAATTGAACACCCTCAACAATTGATTGATTCAATTCAATATAAAATGAAAATTCGGCACAAAAATTTACCCGCCTCAAATTATAGTTTAACTTGTCAAGTTGATGGAAAGGGAGTTTACTCGTTTTGTATGTGTCCAGGCGGAATTATTATACCGGCATCAACCGATAAAAATGAATTAGTTCTCAATGGGATGTCCGTCTCAAGAAGAGATTCACCATTTGCAAATTCCGGCTTGGTTGTTTCGATTGATGAAAATGATTGGAAAGATTTTTCTGAGCATGGAATATTTGCCGGATTAGAATATCAAAAATATGTCGAGAATTTAGCATACAATTCCGGTGGAAAAACCCAAAGTGCACCTGCACAAAGAATAACTGATTTTGTAAATGGAATATTCTCAAGTTCTCTTCCGGATACTTCATATATTCCCGGAACAGTTAGTTCTCCGTTGCATGATATTCTTCCCAGAAATATAGGCGATCGCATAAGACAAAGTTTGATTGAATTCGATAAAAAAATGAAAGGGTACTATACAAACGAAGCTCAAATACTTGCTGCTGAAACTCGAACAAGCTCACCGATTCGAATTCCTCGCGAAGTTAATACTTTAATGCATCCCGAAGTGAACGGATTATTTCCTTCCGGTGAAGGAGCCGGTTATGCCGGAGGAATAGTATCAGCCGCGATAGACGGTGAGCGCTGTGCTGAGGCAGTTGTAAAGTACGTTGCGATCTCTTGA
- a CDS encoding SDR family oxidoreductase — MDLGIKNKTALVVAASQGIGKAAAIELIKEGCNVAICSSNEQNLIEAAGDIKIQTGIEPFWIVCDINKLSDINNVVENVKNKFGTIDILVNNCGGPKPGYFDELNSTNWDDAYNQVLMSTVQFTKLVLPEMKKNKWGRIINLTSLSVKQPVDNLILSNSFRSAVTAFAKTISQQYGEFGITVNNIAPGFILTSRLYELAVKRAEKENVSQKEILAQMAKSNPVKRLGTPEEMGAAIAFLASDKAGYITGVTLQVDGGQIKSTY; from the coding sequence ATGGATTTAGGAATTAAAAATAAAACGGCTTTAGTAGTTGCTGCCAGTCAAGGAATCGGCAAAGCAGCCGCAATCGAATTAATTAAGGAAGGCTGTAATGTTGCTATTTGTTCAAGTAATGAACAAAATTTGATCGAAGCGGCAGGCGATATAAAAATTCAGACCGGAATAGAACCATTTTGGATCGTATGTGATATCAACAAATTATCGGATATTAATAATGTTGTCGAAAATGTGAAAAATAAATTCGGCACAATTGATATTCTAGTAAACAATTGCGGTGGTCCAAAACCAGGTTATTTTGATGAATTGAATTCTACAAATTGGGATGATGCATATAATCAAGTGTTGATGAGTACAGTGCAGTTTACAAAATTAGTGCTGCCGGAAATGAAAAAGAACAAATGGGGCAGAATAATAAACTTGACTTCACTTTCGGTTAAACAGCCGGTTGATAATTTAATATTATCAAATTCATTTAGAAGTGCGGTTACAGCCTTTGCAAAAACAATTAGTCAACAGTATGGTGAATTCGGTATAACTGTTAATAATATTGCACCGGGATTCATTTTAACATCTCGTCTCTATGAACTTGCAGTGAAAAGAGCAGAAAAGGAAAATGTATCTCAAAAAGAGATTCTAGCCCAAATGGCGAAAAGTAATCCAGTAAAGAGATTAGGAACGCCCGAAGAAATGGGAGCCGCAATCGCATTTCTTGCATCGGATAAAGCCGGTTACATCACCGGGGTTACTCTTCAAGTTGATGGCGGACAAATTAAATCTACGTACTAA
- a CDS encoding MarC family protein: MEIISIDNFLLAFIPLFVAMDIIGTAPVFMGYTHDVSSHQRKQLIIQALLTAFIVAVVFLVSGKAILRFLGITINDFRIAGGLILLVLSVHDILSSSETRRSPGEHIGIVPLGIPLIMGPAALTTILILADKFGYTITVLSLTGNFLIVLLVLINAKWITKAIGVGGSKAFAKIASLLLSAYAIMMIREGISEVITGF, encoded by the coding sequence ATGGAAATCATTAGTATAGATAACTTTTTATTGGCGTTCATACCACTCTTTGTTGCAATGGATATTATCGGGACAGCACCTGTGTTCATGGGTTACACTCATGATGTGTCAAGTCATCAAAGAAAACAGTTGATCATTCAAGCACTATTAACTGCATTCATTGTAGCTGTCGTGTTCCTCGTAAGTGGAAAAGCAATACTTAGATTTCTTGGAATCACAATTAATGATTTTAGAATCGCTGGTGGATTGATACTTTTGGTGCTTAGTGTTCATGATATTTTATCATCTTCCGAAACAAGAAGATCACCCGGCGAACATATTGGAATTGTTCCATTAGGTATTCCGCTTATTATGGGACCCGCTGCTTTAACAACTATATTAATTTTAGCAGATAAATTTGGTTATACAATAACTGTTCTTTCTTTGACAGGAAACTTCTTAATCGTACTTTTAGTGTTGATCAATGCAAAATGGATTACAAAAGCTATAGGAGTTGGAGGATCAAAAGCATTCGCGAAAATTGCTTCTTTGCTTTTATCTGCGTATGCTATAATGATGATTCGCGAAGGCATTAGTGAAGTTATAACAGGATTTTAG
- a CDS encoding acetate kinase: MKILVLNCGSSSIKYQFIDTIEKVALAKGQVERIGMSSAVLTHQPHGKEKIRIVGEILDHTIAIEYVIAVLLSPNHGVIKDKNEIDAVGHRVVHGGETFSGSVLITDSVMNALKENIELAPLHNPPNIKGIEAAKKHLPNTPQCGVFDTAFHSKMPPKAYLYGIPYELYKKYKIRRYGFHGTSHRYVALRAADILNKPYDRLKIITAHLGNGCSMAAIDQGKSIDTTMGFTPLEGLLMGTRVGDMDPSVILYIMGKEGLTLSEANTLMNKHSGLIGLSGESSDMREIENAVDQDVKRAKNAFEVFTYRIKKYVGAYTAAMGGLDALVFTGGIGENSIKVRKYVCENMDYLGIKLDDKLNENVKGEMVISTSDSKAAVLRIPTNEELVIALDTEEIVTAQKKSAQEVKFN; this comes from the coding sequence ATGAAAATCTTAGTTTTGAATTGCGGTAGTTCCTCGATTAAGTATCAGTTTATTGACACAATTGAAAAAGTTGCTTTAGCAAAAGGACAGGTAGAACGTATTGGTATGAGCAGTGCAGTGTTGACGCATCAGCCACATGGAAAAGAAAAGATTCGAATTGTCGGTGAAATCTTAGATCACACAATTGCGATTGAATATGTAATTGCAGTGTTGCTTAGCCCAAATCATGGTGTTATAAAAGACAAAAATGAAATTGACGCAGTTGGCCATAGAGTTGTTCATGGTGGTGAAACATTCTCCGGTTCAGTTTTGATAACAGATAGTGTAATGAATGCCTTGAAAGAAAATATTGAACTTGCTCCGCTTCATAATCCTCCGAACATAAAAGGTATTGAAGCTGCCAAGAAACATCTTCCTAATACTCCTCAGTGCGGAGTTTTTGATACGGCGTTCCATTCTAAAATGCCTCCAAAAGCTTATCTCTATGGGATTCCTTATGAATTATATAAAAAATATAAAATTCGTCGATATGGTTTCCATGGGACATCACATAGATATGTTGCATTACGAGCAGCGGATATTTTGAATAAACCTTATGACAGATTAAAAATAATTACAGCTCATCTTGGTAACGGCTGCAGTATGGCTGCAATTGATCAAGGTAAATCTATTGATACAACAATGGGATTTACACCGCTCGAAGGTTTATTGATGGGAACAAGAGTCGGTGATATGGATCCCTCGGTCATTCTATATATCATGGGCAAAGAAGGATTAACGCTTTCCGAAGCAAACACTCTAATGAATAAACACAGCGGTCTTATTGGCTTAAGCGGTGAAAGCAGTGATATGAGAGAAATTGAAAATGCAGTCGATCAAGATGTAAAGCGTGCAAAAAATGCCTTCGAAGTTTTTACATATAGAATTAAAAAGTATGTCGGTGCTTATACCGCTGCTATGGGTGGCTTAGATGCGTTAGTCTTTACCGGTGGGATTGGCGAAAATTCTATAAAAGTTAGAAAATATGTTTGTGAAAATATGGATTATCTCGGTATCAAATTAGACGATAAACTGAATGAAAATGTAAAAGGAGAGATGGTCATTTCAACCAGTGATTCAAAAGCTGCAGTTCTAAGAATCCCGACAAATGAAGAGTTAGTTATTGCACTGGATACCGAAGAGATTGTTACTGCACAGAAGAAATCAGCTCAAGAAGTTAAGTTTAATTAA
- a CDS encoding 3-hydroxyacyl-CoA dehydrogenase NAD-binding domain-containing protein → MADDKLKLEDLLGDVQKIEEEDRIEYVAIIGAGLMGQGIAQTVSAAGLDVLIIEKDADHLESAQEDLRTSMKREIARWAMTESEMKSILGRIKWSTDINEIADCDMVIEAVDENFQLKRLLFSKMDELAQPDTILVSNTSTLSLTKIAEVTNRKDKIIGMHFLNPVPKVALVEVVKALETSEKTVAITKSFAAKIGKTPVEVYEYPGFVTTRAIVPLLNEAMYILLEGVASANDIDTAMKLGYDFKVGPLEMADSMGLDEVLMWMEQLWGTLGEPRYRPCPIIRKLVRERKLGRKTGEGFFKYDEDGKKLN, encoded by the coding sequence ATGGCAGATGACAAACTAAAATTAGAGGATCTTCTTGGTGACGTTCAGAAAATTGAAGAGGAAGATAGAATTGAATATGTGGCTATTATTGGTGCAGGATTAATGGGACAAGGTATTGCCCAAACAGTTTCGGCAGCCGGACTTGATGTCTTAATTATTGAGAAAGATGCTGATCATTTAGAATCGGCTCAAGAGGATTTAAGGACATCAATGAAGAGAGAAATTGCTCGCTGGGCAATGACTGAAAGTGAAATGAAATCAATTCTCGGCAGAATTAAATGGAGTACTGACATTAACGAAATTGCTGACTGCGATATGGTAATTGAAGCAGTTGATGAAAATTTCCAATTAAAGAGATTGTTATTCAGCAAAATGGATGAACTTGCACAACCTGATACAATTCTTGTATCAAACACATCAACACTTAGTTTAACCAAAATTGCTGAAGTTACAAATCGTAAAGATAAGATTATTGGTATGCACTTTCTAAATCCGGTTCCAAAAGTTGCTTTAGTTGAAGTTGTTAAAGCATTAGAAACTTCAGAAAAAACTGTTGCAATAACAAAAAGCTTTGCGGCTAAAATCGGTAAAACTCCTGTTGAAGTTTATGAATATCCCGGCTTTGTAACAACAAGAGCAATTGTACCGTTGCTAAATGAAGCAATGTATATTTTATTGGAAGGTGTCGCATCCGCAAACGATATAGATACAGCTATGAAGTTGGGATACGATTTCAAAGTCGGTCCGCTTGAGATGGCAGACAGCATGGGATTGGACGAAGTATTAATGTGGATGGAACAATTATGGGGAACACTCGGTGAACCTCGCTACAGGCCTTGTCCAATAATTCGCAAGTTAGTTCGAGAAAGAAAACTTGGCCGTAAAACCGGTGAAGGTTTCTTTAAGTATGATGAAGACGGAAAAAAATTAAATTAA